ACCAACATCCTCCTGGCCGACGAGATCAACCGGACGCCTCCCAAGACCCAGGCGGCCCTCTTGGAAGCCATGCAGGAACGGCGGGTCACGATCCGGGGCATCACGCACGAATTGGACCTGCCGTTTTTCGTGCTGGCGACCCAGAATCCCATCGAGCTGGAGGGGACCTATCCGCTTCCGGAGGCCCAGTTGGACCGCTTCATGTTCAACATCCACATCGGCTATCTGAACGAGGAAGAGGAGATCCAGGTGGTTCTCCAGACCACCGGGGAGGGCGGGGAGGAGGTTCGGCAGGCGGTCACGGGGGAAGAGATTCTTCGCTTCCAGCGGCTGGTGCGCAAGGTGCCGGCTTCGGAATCGGTCAGCCGCTACGCGGTCCAACTGGTCCGCAGCACCCGTCCCGGGGACGAACTGGCGCCCGGCTTCGTTCGAGACTGGGTCAGCTACGGCGCCAGCCTCAGGGCTTCCCAGTACCTGATCCTGGGAGGGAGGGCGCGGGCCCTGATGAAGGGCCGCTACCATGTCTCCTACGAGGACGTCCGGGAGCTGGCCCTCTCGGTCTTCCGCCACCGGATCCTGATCAACTTCCACGCCGAGTCGGAGAACGTGACCCCCGACCAGATCGTCCAGCGCCTTCTGGAGGCGGTTCCTCCTCCCGCCTCGGGACTGTGACCCGCTGGGGAATTCAACCTGGAAACAATGCAAGCCAGATTCATCGACCCGGCCCTGCTGGCCAAACTCGGCAATCTGCAGTTGGTGGCCAAAACCGTGGTGGAAGGGTTCATTCTGGGGATGCACCGTTCGCCCTACCACGGGTTCAGCCTCGATTTCGCCGAGTACCGGCAGTATGCGCCGGGAGACGACATCCGGACCGTGGACTGGAAGGTCTACGGCAGGACCGACCGCTTCTACGTCAAGAAGTACGAAGGCGACACCAACACCCAACTGCACATCATCCTGGACGGCAGCCGAAGCATGTCATTCGCCGGCAACGGCCTGTCCAAGCTGGACTACGGACGCTTCCTGGCGGCTTCCCTGGCCTACCTGTCCGTCCGCCAGAACGACGCCACCGGGTTGGCCGTCTTCGATTCGGATGTCCTGGAGGCGGTGCCGCCGCGCGCCCAATACCGGCACTTCCTGTCCATTCTCCACCTCCTGGAGCGGCTCCAGCCGGGCGGACGAAGCCAGATCACCGAATCGCTGGGCCAGGTCTCCCGCTTCATCCGCAAGCGGAGCATGGTGGTGATCATCAGCGACTTCTACCAGGACGCCTCCTCCCTTTCCCGGGCGCTCCACTACCTGCACCACCGGGGGAACGACGTGGTCCTGTTCCACGTTCTGGACCCGGTCGAGCTGGAACTCCCGCTGGAGGCCGTGAGAACCCTGGAGGACCTGGAGACGGGCGAGCACCTTCCCTATGTTCCCGGAGACTCCCGGCAGGCCTATCTGGACCTGCTGGAAAACCACATCCAAGAACTCAGAAAAGAGTGCCGCGACATCTTCATCGACTACCAGTTGTTGAACACCCGGGAGCCGCTGGACCGGGCGCTCCGCTCCTACCTGGTGGCCCGCCGGAGGAAATACTGATGGGCGCAGGAGGGGGGACTTTCCTGTCCCCC
The sequence above is a segment of the Acidobacteriota bacterium genome. Coding sequences within it:
- a CDS encoding DUF58 domain-containing protein; translated protein: MQARFIDPALLAKLGNLQLVAKTVVEGFILGMHRSPYHGFSLDFAEYRQYAPGDDIRTVDWKVYGRTDRFYVKKYEGDTNTQLHIILDGSRSMSFAGNGLSKLDYGRFLAASLAYLSVRQNDATGLAVFDSDVLEAVPPRAQYRHFLSILHLLERLQPGGRSQITESLGQVSRFIRKRSMVVIISDFYQDASSLSRALHYLHHRGNDVVLFHVLDPVELELPLEAVRTLEDLETGEHLPYVPGDSRQAYLDLLENHIQELRKECRDIFIDYQLLNTREPLDRALRSYLVARRRKY
- a CDS encoding MoxR family ATPase, with protein sequence MHEQDRTTEVSTAELIDSMRDSQTRILTELHKAIVGQDQVIEEVLISLYVGGHSLITGLPGLAKTLLVRSIAKTLGLSFSRIQFTPDLMPSDITGTEIIEEDRATGKRVLQFVPGPVFTNILLADEINRTPPKTQAALLEAMQERRVTIRGITHELDLPFFVLATQNPIELEGTYPLPEAQLDRFMFNIHIGYLNEEEEIQVVLQTTGEGGEEVRQAVTGEEILRFQRLVRKVPASESVSRYAVQLVRSTRPGDELAPGFVRDWVSYGASLRASQYLILGGRARALMKGRYHVSYEDVRELALSVFRHRILINFHAESENVTPDQIVQRLLEAVPPPASGL